The Pseudomonas fluorescens nucleotide sequence AGGGCCACCTGTGGAACCTGCGCTACCCGCTGGCCGACGGCGCCAAGACCGCCGACGGCAAGGACTACCTGATCGTCGCCACCACTCGCCCGGAAACCATGCTCGGCGACGCCGCCGTTGCCGTTAACCCGGAAGACGAGCGTTACAAAGCCCTGATCGGCAAATTCGTCGAGCTGCCGCTGGTTGGCCGACGCATCCCGATCATTGCCGACGACTACTGCGACCCTGAATTCGGCACCGGCTGCGTGAAGATCACCCCGGCCCACGACTTCAACGACTACGAAGTCGGCAAGCGCCACAACCTGCCGCTGCTGAACATCTTCGACAAGAATGCCTTCGTCCTGCCGGCCGCCCAGGTGTTCAACCTCGACGGGAGCGTCAACGAAAGCGTCGACGCCACCCTGCCCGCTCAGTACGCAGGCCTGGACCGCTTCGTTGCGCGCAAGCAGATCGTTGCCGATTTCGACGCCGCGGGCCTGTTGGTCAGCGTCGACGACCACGCCCTGAAAGTGCCGAAAGGCGACCGTTCCGGCACCATCATCGAGCCGTGGCTGACCGACCAGTGGTACGTATCGACCAAGCCGCTGGCAGAACCTGCGATTGCTGCCGTTGAAGATGGCCGCATCCAGTTCGTGCCCAAACAGTACGAGAACATGTACTTCTCGTGGATGCGCGACATCCAGGACTGGTGCATCAGCCGTCAGCTGTGGTGGGGCCACCGTATTCCGGCCTGGTACGACGAGTCGGGCAAGGTCTATGTCGGCCGTAGCGAAGAAGAAGTACGCAGCAAGCACAACCTTGGCGCCGACGTGGTTCTGAACCAGGACAACGACGTTCTCGACACCTGGTTCAGCTCGGGCCTGTGGACCTTCTCGACCCTGGGTTGGCCACAGCAGACCGAATTCCTCAAGAAATTCCACTCCACCGACGTGCTGGTCACCGGCTTCGACATCATTTTCTTCTGGGTCGCCCGGATGATCATGCTGACCATGCACCTGGTGAAGAACGAAGACGGCACCCCGCAGGTACCGTTCAAGACCGTGTATGTCCACGGCCTGGTGCGCGACGGCCAGGGCCAGAAGATGTCCAAGTCCAAGGGCAACGTCCTTGACCCGCTGGACATCGTCGACGGCATCACCCTGGACGAACTGCTGGAAAAACGCACCAGCGGCCTGATGCAGCCAAAACTTGCCGATAAGATCGCCAAGCAGACCAAGGCCGAGTTCCCTGAAGGCATTGCCAGCTACGGCACCGACGCCCTGCGCTTCACCTTCTGCTCGCTGGCCTCCACCGGTCGCGACATCAAGTTCGACATGGGCCGCGTCGAAGGCTACCGCAACTTCTGCAACAAGATCTGGAACGCTGCGCGCTACGTGCTGGACAAGGGCGAAGACTGCGGCCAGAACGGCGAAGCCTACGAGCTGTCGCTGGCCGATCGCTGGATCATCTCGCAGCTGCAGCGCACCGAAGCCGAAGTGACCCGTCAGCTCGACCAGTTCCGCTTCGATCTGGCCGCCCAGGCGCTCTACGAGTTCATCTGGAACCAGTATTGCGACTGGTACCTGGAGCTGTCCAAGCCGGTCCTGTGGGACGAAAACGCCCCGGTCGAACGCGCCCGTGGCACTCGCCGCACCCTGGTACGGGTACTGGAAGTTGCATTGCGCCTGGCCCATCCGTTCATGCCGTTCATCACCGAAGAAATCTGGCAGCGCCTGGCGCCGCTGGCCGGTGCTGAAGGCAAGACCATCATGCTGCAGCCATGGCCAGTGGCCAATGAAAGCCGTATCGATGCCGCTGCCGAAGGCGATATCGAGTGGCTCAAGGAGCTGATGCTCGGCGTGCGCAACATCCGTGGCGAAATGAACATCGGCCCGGGCAAGCCCCTGCAACTGTTCCTGAAAAACGCCAGCGCCGAAGACCAGCGTCGCCTGCAGGAAAACGAAGCACTGCTCAAGAAGCTGGCGAAGATCGAAGCCTTCACTGTGCTCGGTGAACAGGACGAAGCGCCGCTGAGCGCCACCGCCCTGGTTGGCGATCTGCAGGTGCTGGTGCCGATGGCCGGTCTGATCGACAAGGACGCCGAGCTGGCTCGCCTGAACAAGGAAATCCAGCGTCTGCAGGGTGAAGTCCAGCGTGTCGGTGGCAAGCTGTCCAACGCCGCCTTCGTCGACAAGGCACCGCCTGCGGTGATCGACAAGGAGCGCGCCAAGCTGGCTGAAGCCGAACAGGCCCTGGCCAACTTCACCGAGCAGCATGCGCGGATTGCCGCCTTGTAACCCTCGCTGAGCCTAGCGACGCTATCGCGGGTCAAGCCCGCTCCTACAGGAGTCTCTGTAGGAGCGGGCTTGACCCGCGGTGCTTTCCACCGGACATCAAGATGACCACAGCCAACAAACCGACCCTGCACCCGCGCAACCGCCACCAGGGCCGCTACGACTTTCCCCAGCTGATCAAGAGCAGCCCGGAGCTGGGCCAGTTCATGATCACCAACCCCCACGGCAAGCCGAGCATCGACTTCGCCAATCCGGATGCGGTCAGGGTGTTCAACCGCGCCCTGCTCAAGGCCCAGTACGGTATCCAGCATTGGGACATCCCGGCCGATTACCTGTGCCCGCCGATTCCTGGCCGGGCTGATTACGTACACGTGCTGGCCGACCTGCTGGCAGACCAGAACGGCGGTGAAATCCCCCGTGGCGCGCACGTCCAGGCCCTGGACATCGGCGTCGGCGCCAACTGCATTTACCCCTTGCTGGGCCACAGCGATTACCGTTGGCGCTTTCTCGGCTCGGACATCGACGCCACGGCGCTGGCGGCAGCCGGCGCCATCGTCCAGGCCAATGGCCTGGGCAAATCCATCAGCCTGCGCCTGCAAGGCAATCGCAAGCACATCCTGCTGGGCCTGCTCAAAAGCGACGAGCGCTTCGACCTGACCTTGTGCAACCCGCCCTTCCACGCCTCGCGCGAAGAAGCCACCCGTGGCAGCCAGCGCAAATGGCGAGCCCTGGGCAAGGCCGATCCCAAGCGCAAGCTGCCGGTGCTGAACTTTGGCGGGCAAAACAACGAGCTGTGGTGCGAAGGCGGCGAGATCCGCTTTGTCAGCCAGTTGGTGACCGAGAGCGTCACCCTTGGCCAGCAGGTGCTGTGGTTCACCAGCCTGGTGTCCAAAGCTACCAACCTGCCGGGCATCCAGGCAGCGCTGAAAAAGGCCGGTGCCGTCGAGCAGCGCGTGGTCGAGATGGGCCAGGGGCAGAAGCAGAGCCGCATGATCGCCTGGACCTTCCAGGATGCCGCAGCGCGCCAGGCCTGGGGCCAGTTGCACTGGAACAAAACCAAGGCATAAAAAAGCCGCGTCCGGGCAACCCGGACGCGGCTTTTTTCGAGCTGTTTACAATTACTTGTTTACAGCGTCGGTCAGCACTTTGGCTGGTACGAACTTGACGACTTTCTTGGCAGCGATTTCGATGGCAGCGCCAGTCGAAGGGTTGCGGCCGGTACGGGCAGGACGCTCGGTGATTTTCAGTTTGCCGATGCCTGGCAGGGTGATTTCGCTGCCATTTTCCAGTTGATCAGCAACGATCTGGCCCAGTTGCTCCAGAGCGTTACGCGCGGTGGTTTTTGGCGCGTCGATAGCTTCAGCGATATCGGCGATCAGTTGGTCTTTGGTCAATGCCATGGTGGTGTTCCTTCCCTATCAAATTCAGTGAGTATGCAGAGTGCTACGTCAGTCATCGAGCCAGACCTGCGGGGTGACCGGCGGTCCGGTGTTACAGCCACGTCAATCGCGTATGTAGATACGTAAAACGACGTTTGGTTCGACGTGACGCGAGCGGTCTGCCAGCAATGCGCCACACACGGGGCGCAAGACCGGGCAAAACTACCACAGGAATAGATAAATATCCGCCTCCCACAGGGCAAATGTGCAGGTTTTTCGGGGGTTTGCGCGAAAAAACGCAAAAAATTGAACAAAAAACGAACAACCGACATATCTGCCAACATCTGGCCGCTGAATCACCCCCGTGCTGAGGTACACTTGGCGACTTTGCAACGCGGCCAGCACCGCCCATT carries:
- a CDS encoding valine--tRNA ligase → MDKTYQPHAIETSWYNTWESENYFAPQGAGDSYTIMIPPPNVTGSLHMGHGFNNAIMDALIRFRRMQGRNTLWQPGTDHAGIATQMLVERQLEAKGQNRHDLGREKFLEKVWEWKDQSGGNISRQIRRLGSSVDWSRERFTMDDGLSEAVKEAFVRLHEDGLIYRGKRLVNWDTKLHTAISDLEVENHDEKGHLWNLRYPLADGAKTADGKDYLIVATTRPETMLGDAAVAVNPEDERYKALIGKFVELPLVGRRIPIIADDYCDPEFGTGCVKITPAHDFNDYEVGKRHNLPLLNIFDKNAFVLPAAQVFNLDGSVNESVDATLPAQYAGLDRFVARKQIVADFDAAGLLVSVDDHALKVPKGDRSGTIIEPWLTDQWYVSTKPLAEPAIAAVEDGRIQFVPKQYENMYFSWMRDIQDWCISRQLWWGHRIPAWYDESGKVYVGRSEEEVRSKHNLGADVVLNQDNDVLDTWFSSGLWTFSTLGWPQQTEFLKKFHSTDVLVTGFDIIFFWVARMIMLTMHLVKNEDGTPQVPFKTVYVHGLVRDGQGQKMSKSKGNVLDPLDIVDGITLDELLEKRTSGLMQPKLADKIAKQTKAEFPEGIASYGTDALRFTFCSLASTGRDIKFDMGRVEGYRNFCNKIWNAARYVLDKGEDCGQNGEAYELSLADRWIISQLQRTEAEVTRQLDQFRFDLAAQALYEFIWNQYCDWYLELSKPVLWDENAPVERARGTRRTLVRVLEVALRLAHPFMPFITEEIWQRLAPLAGAEGKTIMLQPWPVANESRIDAAAEGDIEWLKELMLGVRNIRGEMNIGPGKPLQLFLKNASAEDQRRLQENEALLKKLAKIEAFTVLGEQDEAPLSATALVGDLQVLVPMAGLIDKDAELARLNKEIQRLQGEVQRVGGKLSNAAFVDKAPPAVIDKERAKLAEAEQALANFTEQHARIAAL
- the rlmF gene encoding 23S rRNA (adenine(1618)-N(6))-methyltransferase RlmF, translated to MTTANKPTLHPRNRHQGRYDFPQLIKSSPELGQFMITNPHGKPSIDFANPDAVRVFNRALLKAQYGIQHWDIPADYLCPPIPGRADYVHVLADLLADQNGGEIPRGAHVQALDIGVGANCIYPLLGHSDYRWRFLGSDIDATALAAAGAIVQANGLGKSISLRLQGNRKHILLGLLKSDERFDLTLCNPPFHASREEATRGSQRKWRALGKADPKRKLPVLNFGGQNNELWCEGGEIRFVSQLVTESVTLGQQVLWFTSLVSKATNLPGIQAALKKAGAVEQRVVEMGQGQKQSRMIAWTFQDAAARQAWGQLHWNKTKA
- a CDS encoding HU family DNA-binding protein encodes the protein MALTKDQLIADIAEAIDAPKTTARNALEQLGQIVADQLENGSEITLPGIGKLKITERPARTGRNPSTGAAIEIAAKKVVKFVPAKVLTDAVNK